A region from the Streptomyces lydicus genome encodes:
- a CDS encoding GNAT family N-acetyltransferase, whose protein sequence is MIELAPDQLPPLTDWFPAGSPGAAALPEHVRAFGTGRWWADRATAPRALAVACAGHVLLRGDPGALAPDALAVFGAHHVQAPARFLPALSSAFDLVVPWERMLYLHQVPVPVPRLPDGVTVRRLAPEDAPALAALTRDAAWLHASWGLPAALAASGLGWGAFREADVLAVACTYFHGTRYEDLACFTGPGHRRQRLALACVTALCRDVATRGHLPSWTCSRDHRPSRLLAWTAGFRLAREYVHHLTGKPARQGAGLPA, encoded by the coding sequence GTGATCGAACTCGCCCCGGACCAACTCCCCCCGCTCACCGACTGGTTCCCGGCCGGCTCCCCCGGGGCGGCCGCGCTGCCCGAACACGTACGGGCCTTCGGCACCGGCCGCTGGTGGGCCGACCGGGCCACCGCTCCCCGCGCCCTGGCCGTGGCCTGCGCGGGCCACGTCCTGCTCCGCGGCGACCCGGGCGCCCTGGCCCCCGACGCCCTCGCCGTCTTCGGCGCGCACCATGTGCAGGCCCCCGCCCGCTTTCTGCCCGCCCTGAGCAGCGCCTTCGACCTGGTCGTGCCGTGGGAGCGGATGCTGTATCTGCACCAGGTGCCGGTACCGGTGCCGCGCCTCCCGGACGGGGTGACGGTGCGTCGGCTGGCCCCCGAGGACGCCCCGGCGCTGGCCGCCCTCACCCGGGACGCGGCGTGGCTCCATGCGAGCTGGGGCCTCCCGGCCGCTCTTGCCGCCTCCGGGCTGGGCTGGGGCGCCTTCCGGGAAGCGGACGTCCTCGCCGTGGCCTGTACGTACTTCCACGGCACCCGGTACGAAGACCTCGCCTGCTTCACCGGCCCCGGACACCGCCGTCAGCGCCTGGCCCTGGCCTGTGTGACCGCCCTGTGCCGGGACGTCGCCACCCGCGGCCACCTCCCGAGCTGGACCTGCTCCCGCGACCACCGCCCCAGCCGGCTCCTCGCCTGGACCGCGGGATTCCGCCTGGCGCGCGAGTACGTGCATCACCTGACCGGAAAGCCGGCCCGCCAGGGAGCCGGACTTCCCGCCTGA
- a CDS encoding APC family permease — protein MAASAGSPPRAAARHRLRAWMLEGLADMAKHHPGPHAGPQSAHRGQRWWRVMCLTGVDYFSTLGYQPGIAALAAGALSPVATLVLVLVTLAGALPVYRRVARESPHGQGSIAMLERLLSFWQGKLFVLTLLGFAATDFLITITLSAADAATHLVENPHLTSALHNGRLVITLVLIALLGAVFLKGFLEAIGVAIVLVGLYLGLNVVVVVAGVWHVATAPHVVADWSHALTTEHGSALAMVGVALLVFPKLALGLSGFETGVAVMPHIEGDPDDTEERPTGRIRGAKKLLTTAAVIMSVFLIITSFITTLLIPEPAFRPGGPANGRALAYLAHEYLGSAFGTVYDVSTIAILWFAGASAMAGLLNLMPQYLPRYGMAPHWARAVRPMVLVFTLVAFLVTWLFDADVDAQGGAYATGVLVLISSAAIAVTITARRARERGWTIGFAVISVVFLYTTIANVIERPDGVKIGACFIAGIILLSFLSRLARAFELRVTSVVLDETAERFVRDVAHRKIRFIANEPDQRDLSEYRDKLQQIRTDNDLPADDDFIFVEVTVGDPSEFESELRVRGEVMHGRFRVLALESSTISNALAALLLHVRDATGARPHIYFEWTEGNPFAQFLRFFLFGQGEVAPVTREVLREAEPHRDRRPRVHVG, from the coding sequence ATGGCCGCCTCCGCCGGTTCTCCTCCCCGGGCCGCAGCGCGGCATCGCCTGCGCGCATGGATGCTGGAGGGCCTGGCCGACATGGCCAAGCACCACCCCGGTCCGCACGCGGGGCCGCAGAGCGCCCACCGCGGACAGCGGTGGTGGCGGGTGATGTGCCTGACCGGAGTCGACTACTTCTCGACACTCGGCTATCAGCCGGGCATCGCCGCCCTGGCTGCGGGCGCACTGTCGCCGGTCGCCACCCTCGTCCTGGTCCTGGTGACGCTGGCCGGCGCGCTGCCGGTGTACCGGCGGGTGGCCCGGGAGAGCCCGCACGGCCAGGGCTCGATCGCGATGCTGGAGCGGCTGCTGTCCTTCTGGCAGGGCAAGCTGTTCGTGCTGACCCTGCTGGGGTTCGCCGCCACCGACTTCCTGATCACCATCACCCTGTCGGCGGCCGACGCCGCCACCCACCTGGTGGAGAACCCCCACCTCACCAGCGCCCTGCACAACGGCCGGCTGGTCATCACGCTGGTCCTGATCGCGCTGCTGGGCGCGGTGTTCCTCAAGGGCTTCCTGGAGGCCATCGGGGTGGCGATCGTCCTCGTGGGCCTCTACCTGGGGCTCAACGTGGTCGTGGTGGTCGCTGGAGTGTGGCATGTGGCCACCGCGCCCCATGTCGTCGCCGACTGGTCCCATGCCCTGACCACCGAGCACGGCAGCGCCCTGGCGATGGTCGGGGTGGCCCTGCTGGTCTTCCCGAAGCTGGCGCTGGGCCTGTCCGGATTCGAGACCGGCGTGGCCGTCATGCCCCATATCGAGGGCGACCCCGACGACACCGAGGAGCGCCCCACCGGGCGCATCCGGGGCGCGAAGAAGCTGCTCACCACCGCCGCCGTGATCATGAGCGTCTTCCTCATCATCACCAGCTTCATCACGACCCTGCTCATCCCCGAGCCGGCGTTCCGGCCCGGCGGGCCGGCCAACGGACGCGCCCTGGCCTATCTGGCCCACGAGTACCTGGGCTCCGCCTTCGGCACGGTCTACGACGTCTCCACCATCGCCATCCTCTGGTTCGCCGGCGCCTCGGCCATGGCCGGCCTGCTGAACCTCATGCCCCAATACCTGCCGCGCTACGGCATGGCGCCCCACTGGGCGCGCGCGGTGCGCCCGATGGTGCTGGTCTTCACCCTGGTCGCCTTCCTGGTGACCTGGCTCTTCGACGCCGATGTGGACGCCCAGGGCGGCGCCTACGCCACCGGCGTCCTGGTCCTGATCAGCTCCGCCGCGATCGCGGTGACCATCACCGCACGGCGCGCCCGCGAGCGGGGCTGGACGATCGGCTTCGCGGTGATCTCCGTGGTGTTCCTCTACACCACCATCGCCAACGTCATCGAGCGCCCCGACGGGGTGAAGATCGGTGCCTGCTTCATCGCCGGGATCATCCTGCTGTCGTTCCTCTCCCGCCTCGCCCGCGCCTTCGAGCTGCGGGTGACCAGCGTCGTGCTCGACGAGACGGCCGAACGGTTCGTCCGCGATGTCGCCCACCGCAAGATCCGCTTCATCGCCAACGAGCCCGACCAGCGCGATCTGTCCGAATACCGCGACAAGCTCCAGCAGATCCGTACCGACAACGACCTGCCGGCCGACGACGACTTCATCTTCGTCGAGGTCACCGTCGGCGACCCGTCCGAGTTCGAGAGCGAACTACGGGTACGCGGCGAGGTCATGCACGGCCGCTTCCGGGTGCTCGCCCTCGAAAGCTCCACCATCTCCAACGCGCTGGCCGCGCTGCTGCTGCACGTCCGCGACGCCACCGGAGCACGGCCGCACATCTACTTCGAGTGGACCGAGGGCAATCCCTTCGCCCAGTTCCTCCGCTTCTTCCTCTTCGGGCAGGGGGAAGTCGCACCCGTCACCCGTGAAGTCCTGCGCGAGGCCGAACCCCACCGCGACCGACGCCCCCGCGTCCACGTCGGCTGA